In a single window of the Lagenorhynchus albirostris chromosome 19, mLagAlb1.1, whole genome shotgun sequence genome:
- the ZNF575 gene encoding zinc finger protein 575 isoform X1, whose translation MLERDAESVARGTDPSPTGKEPVTKGEGEGGSTAPYQGSPQKPSQLVPGPATSAGAPSRPRRRPPPQRPHRCPDCDKAFSYPSKLATHRLAHGGARPHPCPDCPKAFSYPSKLAAHRLTHSGARPHPCPHCPKAFGHRSKLAAHLWTHAPTRPYPCPDCPKSFCYPSKLAAHRHTHHATDARPYPCPHCPKAFSFPSKLAAHRLCHDPPTAPGSQVTARHRCFSCGQAFGQRRLLLLHQRSHHQAESPGERE comes from the exons ATGCTGGAGCGGGACGCTGAGTCTGTGGCCCGGGGCACCGATCCTAGTCCCACTGGCAAGGAGCCTGTGACCAAAGGAGAAGGTGAGGGCGGCTCCACCG CTCCCTACCAGGGCTCGCCGCAGAAGCCCAGCCAGTTGGTTCCAGGGCCCGCCACGTCTGCGGGGGCGCCTTCCCGACCCCGCCGGCGGCCCCCGCCCCAGCGCCCGCACCGCTGCCCCGACTGTGACAAGGCCTTCTCGTACCCGTCCAAGCTGGCCACGCACCGGTTGGCACACGGCGGCGCCCGCCCCCACCCATGCCCCGACTGCCCCAAGGCCTTCTCCTACCCCTCCAAGCTGGCAGCCCACCGCCTCACGCACAGCGGCGCCCGTCCGCACCCGTGCCCGCACTGCCCAAAGGCCTTTGGCCACCGCTCCAAGCTGGCAGCCCACCTCTGGACCCACGCGCCCACCCGCCCCTACCCGTGCCCCGACTGCCCCAAGTCCTTCTGCTACCCCTCCAAGCTGGCGGCCCACCGCCATACGCACCATGCCACCGACGCCCGTCCCTATCCTTGCCCGCACTGCCCCAAGGCTTTTTCATTCCCCTCCAAACTGGCCGCCCATCGCCTATGTCACGACCCCCCGACGGCACCGGGTAGCCAGGTCACTGCCCGGCATCGCTGCTTCAGCTGCGGCCAGGCGTTTGGCCAGAGACGCCTCCTACTCCTTCACCAACGCAGCCACCACCAGGCCGAGAGCCCAGGGGAGCGGGAGTGA
- the ZNF575 gene encoding zinc finger protein 575 isoform X2 yields the protein MLERDAESVARGTDPSPTGKEPVTKGEAPYQGSPQKPSQLVPGPATSAGAPSRPRRRPPPQRPHRCPDCDKAFSYPSKLATHRLAHGGARPHPCPDCPKAFSYPSKLAAHRLTHSGARPHPCPHCPKAFGHRSKLAAHLWTHAPTRPYPCPDCPKSFCYPSKLAAHRHTHHATDARPYPCPHCPKAFSFPSKLAAHRLCHDPPTAPGSQVTARHRCFSCGQAFGQRRLLLLHQRSHHQAESPGERE from the exons ATGCTGGAGCGGGACGCTGAGTCTGTGGCCCGGGGCACCGATCCTAGTCCCACTGGCAAGGAGCCTGTGACCAAAGGAGAAG CTCCCTACCAGGGCTCGCCGCAGAAGCCCAGCCAGTTGGTTCCAGGGCCCGCCACGTCTGCGGGGGCGCCTTCCCGACCCCGCCGGCGGCCCCCGCCCCAGCGCCCGCACCGCTGCCCCGACTGTGACAAGGCCTTCTCGTACCCGTCCAAGCTGGCCACGCACCGGTTGGCACACGGCGGCGCCCGCCCCCACCCATGCCCCGACTGCCCCAAGGCCTTCTCCTACCCCTCCAAGCTGGCAGCCCACCGCCTCACGCACAGCGGCGCCCGTCCGCACCCGTGCCCGCACTGCCCAAAGGCCTTTGGCCACCGCTCCAAGCTGGCAGCCCACCTCTGGACCCACGCGCCCACCCGCCCCTACCCGTGCCCCGACTGCCCCAAGTCCTTCTGCTACCCCTCCAAGCTGGCGGCCCACCGCCATACGCACCATGCCACCGACGCCCGTCCCTATCCTTGCCCGCACTGCCCCAAGGCTTTTTCATTCCCCTCCAAACTGGCCGCCCATCGCCTATGTCACGACCCCCCGACGGCACCGGGTAGCCAGGTCACTGCCCGGCATCGCTGCTTCAGCTGCGGCCAGGCGTTTGGCCAGAGACGCCTCCTACTCCTTCACCAACGCAGCCACCACCAGGCCGAGAGCCCAGGGGAGCGGGAGTGA